A single genomic interval of Lathyrus oleraceus cultivar Zhongwan6 chromosome 7, CAAS_Psat_ZW6_1.0, whole genome shotgun sequence harbors:
- the LOC127102039 gene encoding probable CCR4-associated factor 1 homolog 9: MTEKNFCNGMDSMHFAELIFLSGLVFNKTLMWITFSCAYDFGYLVKILNQKNLLNCLEDFLNNLNWLEDFLNNVEVLFGKNVIDMKHMMKCCLERVATTLNVSRVVGKSHQAESDSLLISQTFRKMIETCIINKKVLDLKDYAGVLFGLEILV, translated from the coding sequence ATGACGGAAAAGAATTTTTGTAACGGTATGGATTCAATGCATTTTGCTGAGCTAATATTCTTGTCCGGACTTGTTTTCAACAAAACACTTATGTGGATCACATTTAGCTGTGCTTATGATTTTGGGTATTTGGTGAAGATCTTAAATCAAAAGAATTTACTAAACTGTTTAGAGGATTTTTTAAATAATCTAAACTGGTTAGAGGATTTTTTAAATAATGTAGAAGTGTTGTTTGGAAAAAACGTGATCGATATGAAACACATGATGAAGTGTTGTCTGGAACGAGTAGCTACTACTCTAAATGTGAGTCGCGTTGTTGGAAAGTCTCATCAAGCTGAATCTGATAGTTTATTGATAAGTCAAACATTTAGGAAAATGATAGAAACTTGTATTATCAATAAGAAAGTTCTAGATCTTAAAGATTACGCTGGAGTGTTATTTGGATTAGAGATTCTTGTTTAG